In the Drosophila virilis strain 15010-1051.87 chromosome 4, Dvir_AGI_RSII-ME, whole genome shotgun sequence genome, TTGTTCGCTTTAATAATGCAACCAGCTTCAACTGAATCTGGCGAGTGCTTAGCTATTATATAAAGTAAACATTCTCCCACAACAAGTGCCATTGAGAAAGACTTTCGTTTTCATTAGACAGTCAAAGAGGTGGTCGGTTAAAGGGTAGgggcgggggggggggaaGTGCTTGCCGTTCCAGGTTAAGATCTCGAGTCGCAACTGACCACAAGAAAAAGCCGTCACGCAGTCAGTGTCCACTTGGCTGGACCGACTGCACTTGCTGCCACACGACTTGCTCAGCTCTCGACCTCTTCACCCTGCCCATTCCGCCTTGCCCCCTCATCGCCTCTCATCTTTGCACTTGCAACAACTTGTGCGCCCTTGCCACATTGCATCAATCAGAGTCGGCAGCACTTGGACAaattgtctgtccgtccgcaTTGGAGGAGGCAAACTTTTCGAGCCAGCAGAAAAGCaggaaaaaatatgtaaaatacaTAACAGCCAAGTTTATCAAGTGCACACcatttgcataccctgtaTAAATAGAATATGAGTGGAGCATATGTGGACTTGGGAGAGCGTTTGCTGCAGTCAAAGGGAAATGTATTTAAAGTCTAGGAAGAAACATGCTTCACATGATCTTGGAGCTAGAGCTCTGAAATCGGGTATATCCAGGCATGTACTGAATCTTTCGGTTAATATTCCGATTACATTTAGGAAGAATATCAAATATGCCCTTCAAAACTATCTGATATTAATCaatgttaaataaaacgaTTTAGAGAACTGGAGCTCTCTAAAGATGATCTCTTAAGAATAAAATCTTTATATCTAGATGCTCAAACTCAAACTACCTTTCTCTTGCTTGGATTGAAAAtctgtttacagggtatctggcAGTCGACTCTAGAGAACCCTTTAAATTGTTTCCTCGCactttgcagctgttgttgaaCAAGGCAAAAGCTGTTGCTAAGCCGGACAGAGGAGCTGAGAcagcgagagagtgagtgagtgagtgagtgagagagagagagagagaggggggcaGACAGACAACTTGCcgcattactcatacgccgcgtggtCGGGTAGGGCgtctgcttttgctgctgtcttTGGCTGCGGTTATTTTTAATACCCAGCCACATAATTCAAAGTAATTTGCCAGCCGCtttgcatttacattttcCAGCTGCATTTGCGGCTTTGACGTGCCACTCGAGCCACGACTCACGACTGCCTGCCACATAtcgtagatatatatatatatatatatatatatatacacagatatatgtatatataatctgCCTATAATCTGGAGGCCTTGACTTTGTCTCTCTGCATAATAAACTTGGCATTTGCTCAAAACTGCTTTTCCCATTTGCAGTTGATCAATCAATTTATCAGACACTAACACAACAGCAATGAgtcatcacacacacacacacacacacacgcacaacaaattAGTCATCGCTTAACTGTTTGGCCAGCCAGGCTCATGACACAACTgtcgccaacaacaacaacaacagcagcagcaaaaacaacaacaataaactaaAACCATGAgcagaaattttaaattactttCGCAACGTTTGTGCatattaaataccctataaaaaaGCTATACAACATTCCTCTTCGTTAATTAAATCAgcataaaaatgttaagtCATATATTTAGCTCATTTAGAAATCAAGTTTTTGGAACCAGTTCCATTATGCTCATATCTAGAGTTcacaaaacaaatttggaacgaatttaatataaaagtgatttttattcattttcgaGCTGGTTCAAAAACTGCTTCACAACTTTTAAGCCCATATGGAACTAGTTCATATTCAGCTCTGAACTAGTTTAAATATCTCAATATTCAATCAGCCTTCTTTAAGCCAATTCATGAAGCTTCGTTTGCATAAAGTATAAactagttatttttattaatcaaTGAACCAATTCAGAGAACCTTATGAATAACTCCTTTTGAGCTAGTTCTTTGATAAAGAAGACTACCTCTGCTTTTGACCTAATTCACGTTATTTTAATTGATGAACCAATTTAGTGTACTTCGCGTTTTAAgcaaatataattacaaaCATGAACCTGCTTTTAAATGACTATTGAGCTAGTTTATTTCGGAACTAGTTCGCAACAGGCATGCATAAGTATACGTAAGTTCAGCTTTCGAGTGCAGAGCTCTCGCGCGGACAATTGAGCAAAATTTGTGCGCTTAATTGGAGCGACCTTTTGTGTCACGCCCCTGTTCGTTGTTGTGTGGAACGGGTGGACCACACCTCCCCACCCCTGCCCCCCTCCCCCTGGCTAGCTAGTCCGCCCACACACGAACATTTCTCAGCTAATTTCAttgatgaatttttattaaataaattattataatgagGCATGCGCCTCTGGTTGCCCCCTTTGGGCATGTTGCAAGTCAACGAACGCACCAAGAGAATGCCAAGAAGaggaaagaaaagaaagagaagaagaataagtaacaaacacacacacacacacacacacactaacacacactcacacacaagaAAGCGCAAAAATTTGGCACACAATTGGTGCGGGGCAAAACATGAAATGGGGACACCAAAAAATGTGGCGCGTGTTCGCACTTTGCTGGAGAGCTGCCCCTCCCCCGCCCCCTTGGCCAACCAACCCTCCAGCCGCACCCAGAATTAAGCAAATCTGAATAGTTTTGGGAAGGAGGAAGGGAGGGCTCACTTAGTCTATATAAGAAATTATTTATCAACGACAAAACCGAAACTTGTTCAAACAATTTTGTCCAAAAATagtccgaaaaaaaaaaagaaccaaaaagaaaattagATATGTCCACAAATCTGAGCTCTAGCCGGGGGCACTATTAATAGTTCGGGCCCAGCCTAATtgattataaagaacaaaaaagaaaagtaaagtGTTTGCGGCCCAAGCAAATGTTTGGCCAGCTCAAATAGTCGCCGATAAGGCGGAACCTACGAGCGGTATCAGCTGAGTTGGCCTTAGACAAAACAAAGCTCGAGCTCGAGAGCTACAAAATTGTGAATGAAGGCAATTTTGTGAATGGACGGAAAGTTGTTGAATGAACTAGAAgatgcctttgttgttgttgttgtcgataaTCAACAACTATAATCTTATATATGTGGAATACACGTTTGTAATAGAAACTAAGTcgtaattatattaaatatatatatattttgatctTCTGTTTGACGAGttgcattatttttgtatttctaaGTGAATTTTATTACTAACTTTTGTTCAATATAATTATCGATTAATTATCGATTACCTGAGCTATATatctaaattgaaatttgtttatatttcgatatatcgatataccTATCGATGGAAATATTTCGATATTTTCAGTAGTTCGatataattatcgattatttatCGATTAGCCTACTCAATGtgctatatattttaatgcacTTTGATTTATATTTCTGCATATTCATTGAAATTTTATGCACTTTTTGTCTTGCAAGCAAATTTTATCTATtcttctaaaataaataaagaaaaagcccTATCGACATATTTCCCTTACGATACTTTAAGTTATTTAAGATTTATCTctaatcaaattaatatacattttatattttcgatatatatcttaatatgAAAAATCTATTGATTCATCTATCGAACTCTTCAAGAACAGATGCTTTCATCATTTTGTAATGAATAACCAAAATTTCTTGATTAATTCCCATTCATGAAGTCTTAATCTTTTATCTTATCAAAAACTGAGTTTCTTATGAATTCGCATGCTGCTTAAGTTATCTTTTGCCCATGTTACGCATCTCATGAGTCATGTTGAATTTTGGTTACAAATCGATCTATCATGCAGTTTATTTAAAGCACATGATTTCACTTGAGGGAAGCGAAAATTGATGCATTTCTTTTCCGTAGTCAGAGATTGTAAATGAAATGTGTTTCGGAaggaaaatcaatttaaactCAATTAAATGACTGTGGTGTAAAAAAGTTCGAATTAAGCTAAAACATCTTTGAAAGAAGAATCGGAAGGGCAAATTTTGGAATGGTATTTACATTTTCTTATAAAAAGTGTTTGCTCTCTTTTCAATCTCTCTTTCTGATACTCATCAGAATTGTCTAGAGAAATTATTCAATGCACACAAAAACTTTAGAAGACAAGTTAAAACTATTCTCAACTCCAATTTCTGGATTGAGAAACTCTGAACTCTACTTGAGCCTCAAATTAATCCCATCtttaaaaaatactttaatatcgaatatatatataaaatcttgTTATTTGGACTCACCTTTCAGTCTCCGATTCTGCATTTggttgctgctgtagctgttgtatttgttgctgtgttgttgtcgatgatgttgctgctgctgctcctgcggttgttgttgctcctgctgctgctgctgctgtggcagcaacagttgctgctgctgctgctgctgctgctgccgatgtCGATTGTTGCTGTTCATCGCTCAAGCCGAGCGATGTTGTCGTTGCttccgctgctgttgctgttgcagctgtagctgctgttgttgctgttgttgttgttattgctgttgcagttgcattcgTTAAGttcacattgttgttgttgttattggcacTAACACTCGCGATATTTGTTGGCggtaattgttgctgttgagtctgtgttgcagctgctgcggctgcttgttgctgctgctgctgttcgtcCAGCACGCCAGCGACGACCAATTGCTGCACATCGGCAATTGTTGCTGGCGCgctttgcagctgcagcgcgggcattgctgctgctgctgctgcggcggcggcaacagtTGGCGGCTCGTAGCTGTTCATGTGCGACAGCAATGGCAAAGTTTGCCCCTGAGTCTgaccaacagcagctgctgctgctgctgctgctgtgacaactgctgttgctgctgctgtgccagcaactgttgctgctgtgctagTGGAAGTGTTTGAAGtctgtgttgctgctgctgctgcagctgcggctggaAATGCTGCAGTTGCCGGCGCAATGCCATCGATTTGCGATGTTGCCTCCAGCTGGAAGTTGGTCGTCGGCGGCGCCGGCTGCTGcccggcagcaacagctgcaaatgtCGGCGCCGATTGTGGCGTTTGGGCGGCCGGCGACAAGGGTTGATCcacatagctgctgctgctcagctgcGGCTCGCtgacagcaactgttgctgtcgtgctgttgttgttgttgttgttattattgttgctgctgttgctgtagccAGCGCTGGTGGCAACATCCATTGCTGCCGCAGCGGCGGCtgcctgctcctgctgcttcagctgctgcagcgactgttgcagctgctgcgccgcGGCCGTGGCATAGTCCATGGGCAGCGTCTGCCCATGGGGCATGCCCTCCGCATTGGCATTGGGCGTGCCCGCGTTGGCATTGACGCTGTCataaagttgttgctgctgctgctgctgctgctgctgttgttgctgtgcatcGCTGTTGGCCGCGTTCACAAATTGTTGCATGCCGTGCACCACGGTCGCGGGGGCGGTCATAACGCCGCTGGGCGTGGCCGTTAGTTGgccagctgcagttgctgctgctgctgctgctgctgcggcgacgCCCgcctgcaactgttgctgctgcgacggCTGCGTTTGCTGCTGATCGGCAAAATTCCAATTGGCATCGGCCGAAGCGGCCTCCAGATGATTCTCGTGCAGCATGCTCGGCGGCAGGATCATGCTCTGCGTTGTCTTTGGCGGCGCCGTGGAATCGCATCCCTCGCCCAtattgttgccgccgccgccagcaacagttgccgccTCGGAGTTACCAGTCTTTTCATTATTGTTGGCAGCACCGACACTGGAGTGATCCAGATAGTCCATGCACATCCAGCGTCCGCGTTTGAACGGCTCCGTCGACTCAATTTTGACCACCTTGAAGCGTTCGCTGCGATGCTGCGTCTCCTTCATGTCGTCCTTTTTCTTGGTGCCGCCAGGCGTCACAGCCGCACTCACCacatttataatattgtcggAGACATTCACCTGCACGTTCTGTATGGTCTGGCCGAGAGAGGGCGAGCCGATGGGATCCACCACAACGAGACCGTACTGTGAACTGGTGGGTATGACGGGCGCGGTGGTGCTCAGCGCATTGTTGGCAAAGAACACCTCCTCCTTGGAGAACGTGTCCTCCGACATGGACGGCGTTTCGTTCTCCAGATCCGTAATCCGACTATTGTCATCCGTATGAGATTCGTCCAGATCATCGGCGGACTCATCGCCCGTATCGCCTGCCGCATTCAGCTTAGCATGGCCCACCGTCACGGAGGTGATTTGAAATGAGGAAGTCGTCTTTGGTTTGCGATTGTTGcctccaccgccgccgccgccgccagcagaggcagcagcagcacctgcTGCGgcggcaattgttgctgtcgttgccGACGGATGCCCCTGGCTATGGCTCGTGTggtgctgatgatgatgatgctgatgatgatgatgatgcccatgatgttgctgctgctgctgctgctgctgctgttgctgccattgctgctgctgctgcaggcccAGGCCGCGCCCATTGTTGTTGGGCGAGCTGGCCTTGCCGCTGCCGgcatcgctgctgctgctgctgttggtgttggtgttggttgCTGGCGTGGCAGTGTGATTGGTGCTGCTCGATTTGGGCGCAAGCGAGGCGCTCGAGGCCGTTGccaggctgctgttgctgctggcgcgCGAGACTGTGGCGCTGGCATCggcaacaacagttgctgctgccgcagcgcCGCGATTCAGCGCATTCAGGCGCAAGCTCTCGCTGGTGGTGCGCTGtatattgttgctgctgctgttgttgctgctgctgttctgctgatgatgatgctgctggtgAGTGGCgacatgatgatgatgatgatgatgctgcccGCTGCCGCCGAGCGAATTGACCTTGGTCAGCGGCGGCTTCTTGATGCTGGTGGTGCCACCCACCACGCTGACGCCGCGCGCCGGCGTCTGTATGGAATTGCGGCGAGCGGGCGCATTGCCAGCGCCAGCTGAACCGCCCGTGGGCTTGAACTTGGCATTCAGATGACGATCAaacatgttgttgctgccggcgcgttgctgctgctgctgctgctgctgatgttgttgctgttgtgtgttGCTGGACTGTTGCCggcgtgttgctgctgttgccgttgtgttgttgccggctgctgctgctgcggcagctgttgctgttgtgttggCAACAATTGTGTGCGTTTCCTGTGAACTTTCGGGCGAGGAGGCGGCCGagttgctgccgctggccTGACCGCTAttagcaattgttgctgccgctgtgctgacttgttgctgctgttgctgttgctgttgctggtgttgatgatgatgttgctgctgttgctgaccGGAATCTTCGTTGGCAGCGCTTTGATTCTCGGCCATAATCGAATTGGATTTCAGCGTGCGTAAAGTTTTCAGCAAATAATCCAGTTTTGCTGACAATACTTTTGGATTATTtgacaaatgaaaaaaaaagttctagtatttatttggtatttttttaaGGAGCGAGGGGTTCAAGTTTCTTGTTCGTGGTCTTTGCTTATTTAAGTCTCTGCTGCAACTAGTTGCCGTTGAACCGtttatgttgctgctgctgttgctgctgttgcttggcggcaattgttgctgctgccgtgctGGCAAACGATTTGCCCACTTCGAAGATGAAACTAGCGGCTGCcaaacgacgacgacgatacATAGCGACCGTTGCGTTACAGGTGCAACCAACTGACTGACGAAttgcgacgacgacgacgacgacgacaaccgAAAACAGAGAGACGCGTTCGCGAAACtaaacagttgttgttgttgttgctgcgattgttgctgttgctgttgttgctgttgttgattttgttatgctaagtaataaatttaaatttatttgttgctgctgctgctgctgctgctggtcgcAGCTATAATTTGCTTTTGCGCGTTTtattagcaacaacaacgcgcgCAATAACTACATAAGCCGCCCGCGCGGACAGCAGCGCCATCTAGCGCTTGACTTTGGTTAGCGGGCGTTTCAattctctctcacacacacacatgcacatacacacacacgcacgcacacacacacagcacagcacagctgttgttgttaattttataattcacttaaatttattttttacgcttttttttatataatttacttttaactacgttttttttttttttttgttgtatttttatatatttactttaactaagaattttaatttgacttttgcttgaaattaaaaactttgttgttgttgcacttttcacacaaaatatttccatttgttttgtttacattttcatgTTGTTTATCGCGgaattattaaacaatttctttGTGCCCCGTTTACTAGCAATGCAGTAAGCTGTAGAAATTTAATTCCTGCGGAAGAGACAGAGAAGGGAAGAGAGAGGCGggggagaaaaaaaaataagtaaatattaatattgaattagttttgtttatcaattgaGTTAGACGCGAATTTAATACACCTCAAGCGTTAACATCACAAGCGAATTTAATACACAATTCGTTTTATTCGTTTACATAATTAATTGCCAGGCACGCGTTGGGCGCCATTTGTTTAAAAGAAATGACATACACGTATTTAAAGGAAATGCGCCAGGAAGTGCACAGGTTGATACAATTTgtgattttaatataaataatacaagtcaaatggaaaaaaacgtttataaaactttttatagtttttttccCAAGTCATCTAGACATAACATTATGATCTAATGTCCGCTTGTAACTGTTCCGAGAACTTTTAACCCTGAAGAAATAGTTTTTTATCCGTTTTCTGCATTAGCAATATCTGATGAAATAACAGCTGGATTTGAAATACAGTTCGTTCTAAAATCTATTTCACGTTCTTTGTTGAACTTTTGAAGAACTTTTAACCCCAAGTACAAACCTCAAGTAATGTTCTTTATTATAAAAACCCGATGAAATAACAAACTGCAGAAATAAAATTGAAGAACAATAAGATCTAATGTTCGTATAGAGCTCTTTAAGAACCTAGCTCAAAGTATTATATTTCGTTGCTctttaaagaaaagaaactgttAAAGAATACCAGAAATATACGATCtaattgttataaaatatataaatgctttCATAtgtttttgcaaatttattaagCTAGCCAAAAATAGAGAGAATTTAATTAGGATGAATATAAAATTTGTGGCAATGCGTCTGGCAATGCGTCTCCATAAAATTTCAGGGTCAACATGAAGAAACTTGATGCAAGGTTAAGCAAAAGTATTCGAAAAGTAGACGAGTTACTtaagatatatgaaatatactTTTGCATGGAATatctgaaaataatattatgcGTTTAAGCTCGAGACGTATATCATATTAAATTCTTGAGCTTAATTTCATGTTATTGTACTTTATTTATCATATATCTTGGTTAGGATATATGGAATACATGTTTGTATAATCTCGAATAATGTTGTTCCTTTAAGTTCTTATAAatcattaaatatttcttGTTCTTGTACCTTCTATGCCTATCCATTAGGTCTATTAAATTTTGGGCTTGATTTCATGTTATTGTACTTTCCCTTATCAAGCTATCTATATTAAGATGTTTAGAATACGTTCTTATATAATCTGGAATAGTGTTCTTTTTGGCCATTGTACTTTCTATATCATTCTTTCTACGATATAAATTTTTGGGCTTGATGTCATGTTATTGTACTTTCTTTATCAATctatttatcatatagctagaTTTTATCTTTGTATTATCTGGAATAATCTTGTTTTTGTAGCCCAATCATATTAGTTATCAAGATATTGTACTTTTTCTATTTATCATATTATATCTTGAGCTTGATTTCATGTTATTGTACTTTCTTTatcaatcaatttatttatttatcatattAAATCTTGAGCTTGATTGTACTTTCTTTATGAATCTATTTATCATATTAAATCTTGGTCTTTAGCCTGATTCCAGCTGTAGCTTTAGCTGCCTCTAGCTGTATCTATTAAGATTTCTTAACTGCGTAGTTCCACTGTGGCTTAAGTATTTCATTGATCATCATTAGCTAGcggatgatgacgatgatgatgatgaagaagattttgagtttttctttatttttatttatattttttattgatttcattATTTCCGTTTTACGTCGCAGTTTTGTTGAATTAGTTAAGTGGCACATTAGACGGGTTTCCTTTGGCGTATTTTTCgcttacatttttgttggccaagttgttgttgctttctttGTGCCacagttttaatattttaaatatttgcttttttttcggCATTTTTATCTTTcaaattttggttttgttttccattatttaattgattttgtttacGGAAATAAACGCGCAATTGACGATGCCAAAATCAACATTAAAAGCCAGTGAAAATTGCCTTAAACTTGCATAGTCGACGTGAACATACCctagttttaattataaaaaaattgtgcTCGATATTTCTCAGTTTctgattaaataattatttatatgagATTCTTTTCAATCTTTCCAATTCTacacttattattatttaatatttaaaagttgaGGCAAGAAAGAATATTCTAATAGGCAATGCCTCGGcccttatagtccgatctttgtGAAATATTTGAGGCATAAAGCTGCAAAAGTACCTGATAATGAGTTCTGTTCACTTTTAGGGAGAAGTATCAAAAAAGGTAATAATTTTTCATGTTTATGTTCTATATGAGGTGCCACATACCAAGTTTTGTGCATCTAGCTCCTATAATTCTCGAGTTATGCATAAGAAATTCAGCCAGAAAAtagatttgtttttcaatattatcAGATAAGCAGCTACGAAATAAAGCCCATTGTGCGcgtatatatgatatatatttcaaatattgtctttagcttttatatttttcggGATGCGTTTAACCAGACAGACACGGACCTGACTAGATCGTCTCAGCTCTTCGCCCTGAttaagaatatgtatactttcTGGTTTcctgctgcctgttgcatGCCTATACAAAAAAACCATCATACCCTTTTCACACGTTACCGTGGATTCATGgtaaaaatttgcaaaaaagaacacaaaataaatgcgTAAATGAACGGAtgcgtgtatttgtgtttgttaaTAGCCGTAAGCTCTGGCGATCATTCATAAATTTCGTGTACTGTTTAACTGTCATAAgcgggtgtgcgtgtgtatgtgtgtgtgagtgtgtgcgggCGCGTGTGTTTGACGTTTTGAACTTTTGCGTGTGCCCCCAGCCCGAAGGCAAAGTCAAGACCTTGGGGCCAACCATTATTTGACGTGAAACAAACGACAcacaaaactttttaatacccagcaaaacaaaaacaatgaagctaagttggaaaaaaataaataatctgTTATAGGTCAACACTGGTCAGGTAGAGCTCTATTGGCCTTGTCTTTCAGCACAGGTGACTTAATTTGGCAACAGAATCTAACGTCAATTAGTTTGCGCATTTGAGAACACGTTTTACAGAGTTTCGGAATCTGGAATGTCTTTGTGCTTGAATTAGTTGAGAATTCGAAGAGACAAGTTTAACATATCATCAGCTGTTCTATATGGAAacgaaaaatatgttaaaggTATTTCGTGTGAATAAATTATCCGAAATTATTAATGAAACTTCGAGAGcttagtaaaataaaaaaaaatcagagc is a window encoding:
- the bun gene encoding protein bunched, class 2/F/G isoform isoform X1 is translated as MAENQSAANEDSGQQQQQHHHQHQQQQQQQQQQVSTAAATIANSGQASGSNSAASSPESSQETHTIVANTTATAAAAAAAGNNTTATAATRRQQSSNTQQQQHQQQQQQQQRAGSNNMFDRHLNAKFKPTGGSAGAGNAPARRNSIQTPARGVSVVGGTTSIKKPPLTKVNSLGGSGQHHHHHHHVATHQQHHHQQNSSSNNSSSNNIQRTTSESLRLNALNRGAAAAATVVADASATVSRASSNSSLATASSASLAPKSSSTNHTATPATNTNTNSSSSSDAGSGKASSPNNNGRGLGLQQQQQWQQQQQQQQQQQHHGHHHHHQHHHHQHHTSHSQGHPSATTATIAAAAGAAAASAGGGGGGGGNNRKPKTTSSFQITSVTVGHAKLNAAGDTGDESADDLDESHTDDNSRITDLENETPSMSEDTFSKEEVFFANNALSTTAPVIPTSSQYGLVVVDPIGSPSLGQTIQNVQVNVSDNIINVVSAAVTPGGTKKKDDMKETQHRSERFKVVKIESTEPFKRGRWMCMDYLDHSSVGAANNNEKTGNSEAATVAGGGGNNMGEGCDSTAPPKTTQSMILPPSMLHENHLEAASADANWNFADQQQTQPSQQQQLQAGVAAAAAAAAATAAGQLTATPSGVMTAPATVVHGMQQFVNAANSDAQQQQQQQQQQQQQLYDSVNANAGTPNANAEGMPHGQTLPMDYATAAAQQLQQSLQQLKQQEQAAAAAAAMDVATSAGYSNSSNNNNNNNNNSTTATVAVSEPQLSSSSYVDQPLSPAAQTPQSAPTFAAVAAGQQPAPPTTNFQLEATSQIDGIAPATAAFPAAAAAAAATQTSNTSTSTAATVAGTAAATAVVTAAAAAAAAVGQTQGQTLPLLSHMNSYEPPTVAAAAAAAAAMPALQLQSAPATIADVQQLVVAGVLDEQQQQQQAAAAAATQTQQQQLPPTNIASVSANNNNNNVNLTNATATAITTTTATTAATAATATAAEATTTSLGLSDEQQQSTSAAAAAAAAATVAATAAAAAGATTTAGAAAATSSTTTQQQIQQLQQQPNAESETESFAHAHGHAPAGTPTATANGSRKRAFSNPHIPSAPLLGPDGRRLQPHLYYYDESRSGRSSFCVDESLWPVAGQIAASDGDLYTTPAAGDPEDPEEASDQFSPTLYGRLAPSRAIPIPSHSSSSAGNSPQHQHPLHQLHQHPLHHLHQQQRSLSSGSAAPAAAAAAAAAAAAAAAAVGYMAFSASPTGFVHAYSPFYGSSPDALGSYSYDPAFGPGIHRLQVPRETAARRPRSPLDGATVMAVNSASGTSAVAIDNKIEQAMDLVKSHLMIAVREEVEVLKERISELMDKISNLELENNILKSNMSPETLQQLQMQLQIAGSQQPAAVAAPPATPAIQAAPTATAAAVTVAATPASAAATSPAASAAPTAATVIVANGGGVGAENGSSSSGSGVDAAIATASIVDAAQPAANGSSGIAAAAISTNGPMS
- the bun gene encoding protein bunched, class 2/F/G isoform isoform X6, producing MAENQSAANEDSGQQQQQHHHQHQQQQQQQQQQVSTAAATIANSGQASGSNSAASSPESSQETHTIVANTTATAAAAAAAGNNTTATAATRRQQSSNTQQQQHQQQQQQQQRAGSNNMFDRHLNAKFKPTGGSAGAGNAPARRNSIQTPARGVSVVGGTTSIKKPPLTKVNSLGGSGQHHHHHHHVATHQQHHHQQNSSSNNSSSNNIQRTTSESLRLNALNRGAAAAATVVADASATVSRASSNSSLATASSASLAPKSSSTNHTATPATNTNTNSSSSSDAGSGKASSPNNNGRGLGLQQQQQWQQQQQQQQQQQHHGHHHHHQHHHHQHHTSHSQGHPSATTATIAAAAGAAAASAGGGGGGGGNNRKPKTTSSFQITSVTVGHAKLNAAGDTGDESADDLDESHTDDNSRITDLENETPSMSEDTFSKEEVFFANNALSTTAPVIPTSSQYGLVVVDPIGSPSLGQTIQNVQVNVSDNIINVVSAAVTPGGTKKKDDMKETQHRSERFKVVKIESTEPFKRGRWMCMDYLDHSSVGAANNNEKTGNSEAATVAGGGGNNMGEGCDSTAPPKTTQSMILPPSMLHENHLEAASADANWNFADQQQTQPSQQQQLQAGVAAAAAAAAATAAGQLTATPSGVMTAPATVVHGMQQFVNAANSDAQQQQQQQQQQQQQLYDSVNANAGTPNANAEGMPHGQTLPMDYATAAAQQLQQSLQQLKQQEQAAAAAAAMDVATSAGYSNSSNNNNNNNNNSTTATVAVSEPQLSSSSYVDQPLSPAAQTPQSAPTFAAVAAGQQPAPPTTNFQLEATSQIDGIAPATAAFPAAAAAAAATQTSNTSTSTAATVAGTAAATAVVTAAAAAAAAVGQTQGQTLPLLSHMNSYEPPTVAAAAAAAAAMPALQLQSAPATIADVQQLVVAGVLDEQQQQQQAAAAAATQTQQQQLPPTNIASVSANNNNNNVNLTNATATAITTTTATTAATAATATAAEATTTSLGLSDEQQQSTSAAAAAAAAATVAATAAAAAGATTTAGAAAATSSTTTQQQIQQLQQQPNAESETERYVVIHLPDRNKYLCAL
- the bun gene encoding protein bunched, class 2/F/G isoform isoform X3 produces the protein MAENQSAANEDSGQQQQQHHHQHQQQQQQQQQQVSTAAATIANSGQASGSNSAASSPESSQETHTIVANTTATAAAAAAAGNNTTATAATRRQQSSNTQQQQHQQQQQQQQRAGSNNMFDRHLNAKFKPTGGSAGAGNAPARRNSIQTPARGVSVVGGTTSIKKPPLTKVNSLGGSGQHHHHHHHVATHQQHHHQQNSSSNNSSSNNIQRTTSESLRLNALNRGAAAAATVVADASATVSRASSNSSLATASSASLAPKSSSTNHTATPATNTNTNSSSSSDAGSGKASSPNNNGRGLGLQQQQQWQQQQQQQQQQQHHGHHHHHQHHHHQHHTSHSQGHPSATTATIAAAAGAAAASAGGGGGGGGNNRKPKTTSSFQITSVTVGHAKLNAAGDTGDESADDLDESHTDDNSRITDLENETPSMSEDTFSKEEVFFANNALSTTAPVIPTSSQYGLVVVDPIGSPSLGQTIQNVQVNVSDNIINVVSAAVTPGGTKKKDDMKETQHRSERFKVVKIESTEPFKRGRWMCMDYLDHSSVGAANNNEKTGNSEAATVAGGGGNNMGEGCDSTAPPKTTQSMILPPSMLHENHLEAASADANWNFADQQQTQPSQQQQLQAGVAAAAAAAAATAAGQLTATPSGVMTAPATVVHGMQQFVNAANSDAQQQQQQQQQQQQQLYDSVNANAGTPNANAEGMPHGQTLPMDYATAAAQQLQQSLQQLKQQEQAAAAAAAMDVATSAGYSNSSNNNNNNNNNSTTATVAVSEPQLSSSSYVDQPLSPAAQTPQSAPTFAAVAAGQQPAPPTTNFQLEATSQIDGIAPATAAFPAAAAAAAATQTSNTSTSTAATVAGTAAATAVVTAAAAAAAAVGQTQGQTLPLLSHMNSYEPPTVAAAAAAAAAMPALQLQSAPATIADVQQLVVAGVLDEQQQQQQAAAAAATQTQQQQLPPTNIASVSANNNNNNVNLTNATATAITTTTATTAATAATATAAEATTTSLGLSDEQQQSTSAAAAAAAAATVAATAAAAAGATTTAGAAAATSSTTTQQQIQQLQQQPNAESETESFAHAHGHAPAGTPTATANGSRKRAFSNPHIPSAPLLGPDGRRLQPHLYYYDESRSGRSSFCVDESLWPVAGQIAASDGDLYTTPAAGDPEDPEEASDQFSPTLYGRLAPSRAIPIPSHSSSSAGNSPQHQHPLHQLHQHPLHHLHQQQRSLSSGSAAPAAAAAAAAAAAAAAAAVGYMAFSASPTGFVHAYSPFYGSSPDALGSYSYDPAFGPGIHRLQVPRETAARRPRSPLDGATVMAVNRYVVIHLPDRNKYLCAL